The following nucleotide sequence is from Paeniglutamicibacter kerguelensis.
CAACTTCCTCCGCGTCGCCAGTGGCGTGGAATTTCACCGAATCATCGTCGACAACACCACCGAGAAGGAGCGGCAAGTGCTCAACCATGTACAGCACAACGTGCTCGACTAGATGGGTGATGCCGGCCAGCGTCGCGGGTTCGTTGCGGAGCCCGACGCCGAAGATCAGCGTTCCCGTGCACAGCCCTGTTCGGTCGGTCGCATACGAGGGAATGTTGTTGTGCAGGCCCGTTTCCGGCATCTTCATCATGATGCCGATTCTTTCAGATCACGGCGCCGACGTGGGCATCCGGCAGGGCCGTGGGCGTTTTCTGACGCGTTGCACCCGCAAGGGGTTGCTCGCTCGTTCGGGTCCGGCAATGCCGCTGACGGGTTAAGCAACTGGTGGCCGGGACCCGCACGCTTGATGCGTGTGGATCCCGGCCACCTGAAGGTTGCCTGGTGTTGCCGGCGGCTAGGCCAGCAACGTCGGCTTCATCTGCTGGATGCGTCCGAGCAGACCGTTGACGAACTCCGGGGACTCGTCGGTGGACAGCTCGCGGACCAGGGCGACGGCCTCGGCCACTGCCACGCCGTCGGGAACGTCGTCGTTGAACAACAGTTCCCAGGCGCCGATGCGCAACGCGGTGCGGTCGACGGTCGGCATGCGCTCCAGGGACCAGCCCTTGGAGTAGGAGGAGAGGATCTCGTCGATCCGGTCCAGCTCGGCCATGACGCCCTCGATCAGGGTGACGGTGTACTCGTTGATCGTGATGTCTGTTGCTTCACGACGCAAACGCATTGCGGCCAGCGGCGAGACGTCGCGCTGCTCGGCTTCGAAAAGGATGTCAAGTGCCCTGCGGCGGGCCTTGGCGCGTGCGCTCACTAGGAGACACGCCCCAGGTAATCGCCGGTGCGGGTGTCGACCTTGACCTTGGTGTTCTGCTCGACGAACAGCGGCACCTGGATCTCGACGCCGGTCTCCAGCGTGGCAGGCTTGGTGCCGGCCGAGGAGCGGTCGCCCTGCAGGCCCGGCTCGGTGTAGGTGATTTCGAGGACGACCGAGGCCGGCAGTTCGATGTACAGCGGTGCGCCTTCGTGCATGGCGATGGTGGCGTTCTGGTTCTCCAGCATGAAGCCGGCCGAATCGCCGACGACGGTGCCCGGAACGGTGATCTGGTCGTAGTCCGTGAGGTCCATGAACACGTAGTCTTCGCCGTCCTGGTACAGGTACTGGTAGTCGCGGCGGTCAACGGTTGCGGTTTCGATCTTCGCGCCGGCATTGTAGGTCTTGTCGACGACCTTGCCGGTGAGCACGTTGCGCATCTTGGTGCGCACGAAGGCGCCGCCCTTGCCCGGCTTCACGTGCTGGAAGTCGATGATGGTCCAGAGCTGGCCCTCGATCTTGAGGACCTGTCCGTTTTTGATGTCGGTGGTTGAAGCCACGATCTACTCATTTCCCGTATGCGCCCGATGCTCCGCCGGCAAGTGTCTGCCGCGGCGGGCGGGGCCACATGAATGCGGCCGCCCGGGCGTGTTGTCAAAAATCCAAGATCCAGTTTAGCGCACGGATATGCACCGCCGCTCAATTTTTCTTGGTGATCTGCCAGACCCGCGAGCCGGCAGAAGTCGTGCGGGCCCCGTTTGCCGCACGCGACGTGCGGCAAACAGGGCCGAAGATGCTGCTAGAGGGCTTGTTCCGCGGCCTGCGGGGCCAGGTTTTCGAGGCGCGCCGTCAGCGCCTCCAGGCAACGCCGCGAGGAGTCGATGAGCCGCTCGTCGGCACCCTCGGCCGTGCGCAGGTCCATGGCCTTGCGGAACCGGGTTG
It contains:
- the nusB gene encoding transcription antitermination factor NusB; the protein is MSARAKARRRALDILFEAEQRDVSPLAAMRLRREATDITINEYTVTLIEGVMAELDRIDEILSSYSKGWSLERMPTVDRTALRIGAWELLFNDDVPDGVAVAEAVALVRELSTDESPEFVNGLLGRIQQMKPTLLA
- the efp gene encoding elongation factor P — translated: MASTTDIKNGQVLKIEGQLWTIIDFQHVKPGKGGAFVRTKMRNVLTGKVVDKTYNAGAKIETATVDRRDYQYLYQDGEDYVFMDLTDYDQITVPGTVVGDSAGFMLENQNATIAMHEGAPLYIELPASVVLEITYTEPGLQGDRSSAGTKPATLETGVEIQVPLFVEQNTKVKVDTRTGDYLGRVS